The Henckelia pumila isolate YLH828 unplaced genomic scaffold, ASM3356847v2 CTG_461:::fragment_3, whole genome shotgun sequence genome window below encodes:
- the LOC140871744 gene encoding dehydration-responsive element-binding protein 1E-like: MDISSSTSDPSQHYNTSSTPLIISRSISMNLKRGTVHSDEEVILASSRPKKRAGRKKFKETRHPVYRGVRQRNSKWACELREPSKQKRIWLGTYPTAEMAARAHDVAALALRGHAACLNFADSVSLLRVPSSKDAKDIRKAAMDAAEAFRPRPGDEGSTPIVEHAVIDAAESRNSYGSNMDIFETNDAVGGMCEGVLMSPENLDRSCYSWDDMESDAEVELWSYSI; encoded by the coding sequence ATGGATATATCAAGTTCAACTTCTGACCCCAGTCAACATTACAATACATCGAGCACTCCTCTTATAATATCACGAAGCATCTCTATGAACTTGAAGCGAGGGACGGTGCACTCCGACGAGGAAGTCATATTGGCGTCGAGCCGGCCCAAGAAGCGCGCGGGGAGGAAGAAGTTCAAGGAGACGCGACACCCCGTGTACCGCGGGGTGAGGCAACGGAACTCGAAATGGGCTTGCGAGCTGCGGGAGCCGAGCAAGCAGAAGAGGATCTGGCTGGGGACGTATCCCACCGCGGAGATGGCGGCGCGAGCTCACGACGTGGCCGCATTGGCGCTGAGGGGCCACGCTGCCTGTCTCAATTTCGCGGACTCGGTTTCGCTCCTGCGTGTTCCCTCGTCCAAGGACGCGAAAGACATCCGGAAGGCCGCGATGGATGCGGCGGAGGCGTTCAGGCCGAGGCCGGGGGACGAGGGCTCGACTCCGATCGTCGAGCACGCGGTGATCGATGCGGCGGAATCAAGAAATAGTTATGGGAGCAATATGGATATATTTGAGACGAATGATGCTGTAGGAGGCATGTGTGAGGGGGTTTTGATGTCGCCGGAGAACTTGGATAGGAGCTGCTATAGTTGGGATGACATGGAAAGCGATGCTGAAGTGGAGTTATGGAGCTACTccatttga